Below is a window of Halobaculum lipolyticum DNA.
GCGCCGACGTCGCGGAACTCGATGTCCTGCGTCGCGTTGCGCAGCCCACGGCTCATGTCGTAGTACTGGTTCGCGATGAGGACCACCGGCTGGCCCGCGCTCTTGACGAGCGAGGTGACGGCGCTCTTGCCGCCGCGGTCGTAGTTGCCGTGGATGTTGTCGGCCTCGTCGAGGATCACCAGTTGGCGGCCGCCGGTGTCGTCGCCGCCCGCGGCGCCGCCGAGGGTCGCATTGTTCGCCGCCCGGCCGGCGTAGCGTTCGATCACGTCCGCGGTCCGCTGGTCGGAGGCGTTCAACTCTACCGTCTCCCACCCCATGTCGGCCGCCAGCGCGTGCGCCGCGGAGGTCTTCCCGACGCCGGGCGAGCCGTGGAGGACGAGCGCCTCCCGGTGGTCGTCCCACGTGTCGGCCCACTCGCGGACGCCTTTCACCGCCTTGTCGTTGCCCCGGAGTTCCGAGAGCGAGGACGGGCGGTACGTCTCCGTCCAGTCGGTCATTGGCGGAGGTAGTGCGGTGGGTGGTGTAGGTGTTGCGGACGCCTCGCAGCGAGGACCGTCCCGGCGACGGCCCCCGATTCCCCGGATCGATAACTGGCGGGCGAGGTTTATTGTGGGGTTCGCGGTACGAATGGAGTGACGGGGAGCGGCGCTGGGGACACGACACCCATGTCACCGACACGGCGAAACCGAAGTACGCAACGGGAGAGAGCGGTGACGCCGGTGATCGCGACGGTCACGATGGTCGCCATCACGGTGTTGCTCGCGGCGGTGTTGGGCGCGGCGATGTTGGACTTCTCCGGCACCGTCGGTCCCGGGCCGCCGGCCGTGTCGGTGGAGTTCACGTACATCCCCGACGGCACCGAGTGGGAGGTGTACGCGACAATCGCCGGCGGCGAGACGATCACGGCCGAGAACACGGGGAACCTCTCGCTCGTCGCCGAGACCGGCGAGACGAAGAACGTGTCCCGGACTCGGTTCCCGCTGAAGGGCGGCGACGACATCATCCTCGGCGGCGGGGACACCGTCCGCGGGGGGACGGTCGTGCGCCTCGTGTGGCGCGGTCCCGACGGCGGGTCGGGCGTGATCCGGAGCGGGCGAACGCCGTACTGAGTGGGGCGGCGGAGCGACCGCGTCGGCGTTCAGGTAATTGGGAACCGTGAGGCGAGAGGTTGGAACCGAGATCCGAGAGCCGGTGGCTTTTCTCGTCTTCCGGTCGGAGCGTCTCCCATGAGCGAGGACCTCGGGACGCCCGTGCTGGACGACCACCTCCACTTGGACCCCGACCACGGTCGCGGGATGGCGGCCGTCGACGACTTCGCCCGCCTCGGCGGCACGCACCTGATCGTCGTCAACAAACCGTCGTGGCACCTCGGCCCGATCCCCGCCGAACCGGCGGACTTCCGGCCGGTGTTCGAGACGACCGTCGCGGCCGCCAGCGAGGCGACCGAGCGGCTCAGGGGGCGCGCGTGGCCCGTCCTCGGCGTCCACCCGGGGCTGGTGTCGCGGCTCGTCGACGACGAGGGGTACGACCCCGACGAGGCACGCGAGTTGATGTGCGCAGGGATCGACGTCGCCGCCGAGTTCGTCGCCGACGGTCGCGCGCTCGGGCTGAAGTCCGGCCGGCCGCACTACGACGTGACGGAGGCGGTGTGGGAGGCGTCGAACGCCGTGACGCGCCACGCCTTCGAGCGCGGCGCGGAGTCGGGCTGTGCGGTCCAACTCCACACGGAGGCGAGCGAGGACCTCACCGACCTCGCCGACTGGGCCGCCGAGGCCGGCATGGACCCGTCGCGGGTGGTGAAACACTACGCCGAAGGCAGACTGGTCGGGCCGACGCCCAGCGTCATGAGCGAGAAGGACCGCCTCGTGCGGGCGGCCGACTCGGGCGAGCCGTTCCTGATGGAGACCGACTTCGTCGACGACCCGGAGAAGCCGGGGATGGTGATGGGACCGAAGACCGTCCCCCGGCGCGTCCGGTGGCTGCTGGAGGAGGGGTACGACGACGCTGTCCACACGGCCCACGTGGAGACGCCGCGGGCGGTGTACGGCGTCGACACGGCGGCGACGCTGACCGGCGCCGAGTGAGGGTGCCGGCAGGAGCCGCCGCGATCCCGTGAGTGGTTGTCGCACCGAACCGCCCGAAATCGCCCGGGGGCGGCGTGATACGCAGCCGTTCGGGGAGAAGAAAGGCATATCAACACAGGCCGAAACGGTGTGGGTATGAGCGAATCCGAGGAGACGTTCTACACCGCCGATAGGTGGCAGAACTGGCTGGACCGTGTCGGCGAGGAGGACCTCGACCCGGAGAACGAGGACTCCGCGCGGTTGCTGCTCAATCTTCAGGACGACACCGCGATCGCCGTCGCGAAGATCGTCTCGGCGTACGACGACGACCGCCTGAGCGAGGAGGAGGCGATCGACGAGATCGCCGACGTCCGCGAGATCGTGCTCGCGGAGGTCGAGATGGACAGCGAGGAGAAGGTGATGCTGATCGACGGCGTCCAGACGTCGCTCGTCTGCGTGTTCTACTCCGCCGAGGAGTACATGCTGAGCGGCGCCGTCGAGGAGGGGAGCGTCGCCGAGTTCGTCGACGCGGCGGCGGCCGCCGAGGCCGACGACGACGTCGACGCGGCGCTGGGCTACCTCGTGCAGGCCGGTACCAAGATCATCGACGGCGAGGAGCTGCCCATGGACGCCGTCGAGGACCTCGAGTACGGACTCGTCTCCGAGTGGGTGAACGGACTCGACTCGCTGCAGTCGGCGATGGCCGACCCCGAAGTCGTCGAGGAAGACGAGTAGCGCCGCCCGCGTGGCGCCCTCCGAACTGATACGCGGTCCCGCACGCTTATCACGGGGCTGTGGGTACACCGGCGCATGACGGATCGGGGGGACGGAGCCGGGGACCGCGACCGCGCCGTGACGGTGCAGATCGGGGCCGTGATCCTCTTCGGGTTCCTGATCGTCGCGCTGTCGATGTACCAAGCGACGGTCGTCCCCGATCAGAACCGTGAGGTCGAGTTCCTCCACAACCAGGAGGTCCAGACCGACGTGGTCGAACTGTCCGACAGCGTCGCCGCGGCCGGTCGCGTCGGGTCGGCCGCGCCCCAGACGGTGAAACTCGGGACGCGCTACCCGAGCCGGGCGTTCTTCGTCAATCCGCCGCCGGCGACGGGGCGACTCTCGACGAACCGGTCCGCGGCGGACGTCTCGCTGTCGAACGTATCGGTGTTGCGCCCGGACGGCGCCGTGGACGACGAGGCGAACGACTACTGGAACGACACCGAACCCGTCGAGTTCGACACCGCGTTCCTCGTGTACGAACCGCGGTACAACAACTATCGCGAGGCGCCGACGACCCGCTACGAGTCGGGCGTCGTGTTCAACCGGTTCCCGTCGGGGTCGACGCTGAACGTCACGGACCAGCGCCTTGTCGACGGCGACCGGATCACGCTCGTCGTGGTGAAAGGCGATCTCTCGGCCAGCGGCGTCGACGCGACGTCGGTCGACCCCTCGGCGGTGAGCGTCGTCACGCGGCGCGAGCGCATCGCCGGCGGCGCGACCATCACGGTCCCCTCCACCCGCGGGGCGAACGTCTGGCGCGGGCCGGAGCTGTTGAACGTGAGCGGGAACCCGTACGTGGACGACGTCGTCGACGCGGGCGACGGGCGCGTGTCGATCCAGTTCGACGAGACGCGAAACACGTCGCTCGGGGTCGCGGTCGTCGACGTCGGGGACGGCGCCGACACGGTCGCCGCCCCGGACCCGGCGTACCTCTCCGTGGAGCGCGCCCCGTCGGTCGCGAGCAACGGCACCACGCGGGAAGTCGTCGTCGAGGTGCGCGACCGCTACGGGAACCCGGTCGACGACGCGACGGTGTCGGCGTCGGCGACGAACGACGGCACGTTCGCGACGGGGACGCTCGCGACCGGCGAGGACGGACTCGCGACGTTCGAGTACACGCCCGGCGACACCGGGACCGAGGAACTGCGGTTCGGGACTCCGGATCTGACCGGCTTCGACGCCGACGAGCCGCTGGACGCGAACGTGTCCGTCGAGGTGAACGCGGGCGCGGCCGGCGCGGGCGACGGCGGTGCGACCGACCCGAACCCGCCGGACTCGGTCGTGTTGGTGGACTCGTTCCGGAAGAACCAGACGACCGCCGTCCTCCAGTTGGAGAACCGCGGGACCGAGACGGTGAACTCCTCTGCGGTCCGGATCAACTTCTTCTCCGACGGCGGCGGGCAGACCCCGACGTACGCCGACCTGATCTCGGCGTCCGAGTCCCCGCGGCTCGACATCGCCGGCCCGTCCGAGAACGCGACGATCGAGTTCGAACCGGGCCAGCCGGTGAACGTCTGTTACGTGTTCGACGAGAGCCTCCGCGGCGACGAGTTCTTCGTCTCCACCTACGCCTTCGACGCCGAGTTCTCCGAGCAGTACTTCGTCGGACTGACCGACAGCGAGGACGTCCAGTGTGGGGGGTCGGCGGGCGACGGTGGCGACGGCGGCGACGGCGGCGGGACGCCCCCGAGCGTCCAGAACGGGATCGAGTACGACGGGAACCTCGGGTCGGGCGGCTCCGGCAGCGCCGTCGTGTTCGACGTGACCAACACCAACTCCCAGACGGTCCGCATCAACCGGATCGAGGTCGAGAGCCGGATCGGGGACGCCCAGCGGATCTGGGACACCGACGGGCCGGGACAGTTCGGGTACGAGGTGTACATCCCCGGCGGTCAGAACACCGGGTTCGCCGAGGCGGGGAACCCCCAGAACTTCGACCCCGGTGACGCGGCCTTCACGGCCGACGGCTCCACGATATCGCTGTCGTCGAACGCCGTCCTCGCCGGGAGTGGCGGCGCCGACTCCGCCACCGTCACCGTCGGCGACTTCGGCCGGGTGTTCGGGAACGGCAACAACTTCGACCCGTACGACTTCGGCACGCTCGACCGCGTCGGCTCCGGCGCCGACTGGGACGTCAGCGTCACCCTCCGGTTCCAGAGCCTCGGCGACGTGACGTTCTACTTCCGGGAGGCCTGAGTTCGACGATCGACGTATCCGCTCATCGACAGACCTACAACCCAGTTCCGCCTAGCCCCGGCCATGACAGCAGTCGGGATCGACGCTATCGAGATCTGGACCGGGAAGCTCCAACTGGACCTCCCGGGGACGTTCGCGCCGGCGAAGGGCGAGGACCCCGAGAAGTACACGAAGGGGCTGGGACTGGAGACGTCCTCGTTCCCCGACGCCTACGAGGACATCGTCACGATGGGCGCGAACGCGGCCAAGCGCCTGATGGACCGCAAGGGGCTGGACCCGCAGGACATCGGCCGCATCGACGTCGCCACCGAGTCGGCGTTCGACAACTCCAAACCCGTCTCGACGTACATCGCCGGCTGCCTCGAACAGGTGTACGACGGCGACTTCCACCACGCCAACAAGGGCGAGCGGAAGTTCGCGTGCGTCGCCGGGACGCAGTCGATCGACGACGCGTACAACTGGATCAAGGCGGGGCGCAACCGCGGCCGCGCGGCGCTCGTGATCGCCACCGACACCGCGCTGTACGCCCGCGGCGACCCCGGCGAGGCGACACAGGGCGCCGGCGCCGTCGCGATGCTCATCACCGAGGAGCCGTCGGTCGTCGAACTGTCGACCGAGCAGGGGTACGGCAGCGCCGACGAGACGGACTTCCTGAAGCCGAACCAGCAGTTCCCCTCCGTCGACGGCAAGCGGTCGATGCAGGTGTACCTCGCGCGGATGCGCGAGGCGCTGACCGACTTCGAGAGCGTCGCGTGGGACACCCACCCGAGCGACTTCGCGTACATCCCGTTCCACACGCCGTTCCCGGGGATGGTCCGCAAGGCGGGCCTGCTCGGCTACCGGCACATGATCCGCGACACGGAGATCGAGGACGCGTTGGAGGGGCGGATCGGTCGCCAGCCCCGCGAGGAGGACTTCGAGGACTGGGAGTCGTACGAGGAGGCGATCCGCGCGTACATGGACGAACTGAAGGAGACCGAGGAGTACCGCTCGTGGTACGCCGACGCCATCGACCCGACGCTGAACATCGCCCGGCGGGTCGGCAACTGGTACACCGGCTCCGTCCACGTCGCCCGCGCCTCCGCGCTGCGCCACGCCGCGGACAACGACGTCGACCTCGCGGGACAGAAGCTGCTGGTCGCCTCCTACGGCTCGGGCGCGCAAGCGGAGATCCACGCCGAGACCGTCGCCGAGGGGTGGGACGAGGAGGTCGGGGCGCTGACGATCGACGAACAGCTCGAACGCCGCTACGACCTCTCGTACGACGAGTACGAACAGGTCCACGACCGCCACAACCACGACATGGACGTGGAACTGGAGGAGTTCACCCAGCCCGAGGGCGAGTTCGTGTTCACCGGCTGGGGCCGGATGAGCGAGCGGAAGTACGACTACGTCGAGTAACGGCGCCCCCCGCGGCACCGACGGGAGCCGGGGTCGTCATCCTCCCTCTCCCCGTCCCCGGTACCGCGGCGGTGCGTCCGCCGCACACGCGACTGCAACGCCTTTCCCCGACCGGCGCGGATCGACAGCCATGAGCGACACCTCGCCGTCGACCGCCGGCGACGCCGCGGCGACCCCGACGCCGCGCGACGTCGACGCCCGCGCCTTCCGCGACGAACTACGAGCGGCCGTCGCCGACCACGACCTCGTGCTCGTCGACTTCTACACGATGGGCTGTTCGATGTGTCAGGCCATCGAGCCGGTGCTCGGCAGCGTCGCCCGCGCGGCCGAGGTGGCGATCCTGCTCGTGAACCCGCAGACGGACCCCACGCTCGTCAGCGAGCACGAGATCAGGTCGGTGCCGACGCTGGCTGTGTTCGAGGCGGGTCCCGACGGAGCGCCGACGGAGGTCGACCGCATCGCCGACGGCTTCGTCGGCGCCGAGCGGATCGTGGCGTTCGTCGAGGGCGCCCGATAGCGCCCGCGTCAAAACGAGCGCAGTTCCTCCAGCGCCGGGTCGAGATCCGCCGTCGACACCGCCAACGAGAAGCCGTCCACCTGCGCGAGCGCGGCGGCGTGGTCCCACAGCGCGTCCGCGTCGAGTCCGTGGAGGATCACGGCGTTGGGCGTGGGCGTCACCACCCGCAGCGCCACGAGCGGCGACTCCCCGCGCGTGACGCCGGTGAACACGAGCGCGCGGTCGGTCGACTGGCCGTACAGTCGGTAGAACTCCTCGGAGGACAGCGACGTGATCGCCTCGATGGAGTTGATCACGGTGTGGCCGTTGACGGTGTCGCGCTCGCCGGGCGTGATCTCGGTGGCGTCGAGCGCCTCGTACACCCGTTCGGTGGGGATGGCGGTCGGGTACTCGCGGATGTCGCGGACGATGTCGGACTCGAAGCCGGCGCTCTCGACGCGGGCGAACTGGCGGATGCGCGCGCCGCCGCGGGCCTCGTCGATGTCGAGCAGTCCCTCGACGACGCGGGACACCAGCCCGATGCCCGGCGACTCCCGCCGGCCGCTCTCGTAGTCGGAGATCACCGACGACGAGACGTCCATCCGGCCGGCGAGATCCGTCTGGGAGACGCCGAAGTCGGTGCGCCACTTGCGCAGCGTCGCCCCCGGGTCGCGCGAGAGGGTGATCTCCCCCGCGATCCGACGGGCGAGCTGCGCGCGTGCCTCGCTCGGTTCCTCGCCCACGGTCATACCCCTGCGGTCGCCAGCCCCGTGGGTAAGCGTGTCGGAGCGTCCGGCGCGGGTCGACCCCCCGAGTCGTCGCGGCCGACCGCGGCGTCGAAACGGCCATGTCGCCGCCGCGCCTCGCCCCGGACGTGCCCTCGACGCTCGTCCACGTCGCGCTCGCCGGCCTGTTCGCCGCGGCCCTCCTGCGGGAGTCGGTGTTCGGCCGTCGGGCGGTCGCGGTCGTGCTGTGTGCGGCCGTCCTCCCCGACCTCGACTCGTTCGTCTCGCCGTTCCTCGCGGGCGCCCACCGGTCGCTTGGCCACAACGCCCTGCTCCCGGCGTTGGCCGTCGTCGCGCTCGTGTACGACACCCGCGTCCGCGACGAGTCGTGGCTGCGGCGCCGGTGGGGCGACGCCGCCCCCCACCTCGCGTGGGTCGCGCTCGTCGGGTTCGCGGTCGCCGGCGTCGGGCTGGACTACGTCGCCAACGGCGTGAACCTGTTCTGGCCGCTCCACGACCAGTTCTACACGCTCAACGGTCGAGCGGGGCTGTCGAACCAGCGGGGCTTCTTCCAGACGTTCGTCGATCTCACCCCCGAGACGGTCAGGACCACCGAGAACCTCCACTACGCGACGGGCGTCGACCCGTCCCCGGGCGCCGAGCCGGAGGACGTCGAGCGGGTGTTCCCCTTGGTGTGGGCCGGCTGGCAGCTGTTGCTGGTGACGAC
It encodes the following:
- a CDS encoding metal-dependent hydrolase, which encodes MPSTLVHVALAGLFAAALLRESVFGRRAVAVVLCAAVLPDLDSFVSPFLAGAHRSLGHNALLPALAVVALVYDTRVRDESWLRRRWGDAAPHLAWVALVGFAVAGVGLDYVANGVNLFWPLHDQFYTLNGRAGLSNQRGFFQTFVDLTPETVRTTENLHYATGVDPSPGAEPEDVERVFPLVWAGWQLLLVTTSVGVLAVRFARSRRE
- a CDS encoding helix-turn-helix domain-containing protein, giving the protein MTVGEEPSEARAQLARRIAGEITLSRDPGATLRKWRTDFGVSQTDLAGRMDVSSSVISDYESGRRESPGIGLVSRVVEGLLDIDEARGGARIRQFARVESAGFESDIVRDIREYPTAIPTERVYEALDATEITPGERDTVNGHTVINSIEAITSLSSEEFYRLYGQSTDRALVFTGVTRGESPLVALRVVTPTPNAVILHGLDADALWDHAAALAQVDGFSLAVSTADLDPALEELRSF
- a CDS encoding DUF2150 family protein, yielding MSESEETFYTADRWQNWLDRVGEEDLDPENEDSARLLLNLQDDTAIAVAKIVSAYDDDRLSEEEAIDEIADVREIVLAEVEMDSEEKVMLIDGVQTSLVCVFYSAEEYMLSGAVEEGSVAEFVDAAAAAEADDDVDAALGYLVQAGTKIIDGEELPMDAVEDLEYGLVSEWVNGLDSLQSAMADPEVVEEDE
- the hmgB gene encoding hydroxymethylglutaryl-CoA synthase, translated to MTAVGIDAIEIWTGKLQLDLPGTFAPAKGEDPEKYTKGLGLETSSFPDAYEDIVTMGANAAKRLMDRKGLDPQDIGRIDVATESAFDNSKPVSTYIAGCLEQVYDGDFHHANKGERKFACVAGTQSIDDAYNWIKAGRNRGRAALVIATDTALYARGDPGEATQGAGAVAMLITEEPSVVELSTEQGYGSADETDFLKPNQQFPSVDGKRSMQVYLARMREALTDFESVAWDTHPSDFAYIPFHTPFPGMVRKAGLLGYRHMIRDTEIEDALEGRIGRQPREEDFEDWESYEEAIRAYMDELKETEEYRSWYADAIDPTLNIARRVGNWYTGSVHVARASALRHAADNDVDLAGQKLLVASYGSGAQAEIHAETVAEGWDEEVGALTIDEQLERRYDLSYDEYEQVHDRHNHDMDVELEEFTQPEGEFVFTGWGRMSERKYDYVE
- a CDS encoding thioredoxin family protein → MSDTSPSTAGDAAATPTPRDVDARAFRDELRAAVADHDLVLVDFYTMGCSMCQAIEPVLGSVARAAEVAILLVNPQTDPTLVSEHEIRSVPTLAVFEAGPDGAPTEVDRIADGFVGAERIVAFVEGAR
- a CDS encoding TatD family hydrolase translates to MSEDLGTPVLDDHLHLDPDHGRGMAAVDDFARLGGTHLIVVNKPSWHLGPIPAEPADFRPVFETTVAAASEATERLRGRAWPVLGVHPGLVSRLVDDEGYDPDEARELMCAGIDVAAEFVADGRALGLKSGRPHYDVTEAVWEASNAVTRHAFERGAESGCAVQLHTEASEDLTDLADWAAEAGMDPSRVVKHYAEGRLVGPTPSVMSEKDRLVRAADSGEPFLMETDFVDDPEKPGMVMGPKTVPRRVRWLLEEGYDDAVHTAHVETPRAVYGVDTAATLTGAE
- a CDS encoding type IV pilin N-terminal domain-containing protein gives rise to the protein MTPVIATVTMVAITVLLAAVLGAAMLDFSGTVGPGPPAVSVEFTYIPDGTEWEVYATIAGGETITAENTGNLSLVAETGETKNVSRTRFPLKGGDDIILGGGDTVRGGTVVRLVWRGPDGGSGVIRSGRTPY
- a CDS encoding Ig-like domain-containing protein; protein product: MTDRGDGAGDRDRAVTVQIGAVILFGFLIVALSMYQATVVPDQNREVEFLHNQEVQTDVVELSDSVAAAGRVGSAAPQTVKLGTRYPSRAFFVNPPPATGRLSTNRSAADVSLSNVSVLRPDGAVDDEANDYWNDTEPVEFDTAFLVYEPRYNNYREAPTTRYESGVVFNRFPSGSTLNVTDQRLVDGDRITLVVVKGDLSASGVDATSVDPSAVSVVTRRERIAGGATITVPSTRGANVWRGPELLNVSGNPYVDDVVDAGDGRVSIQFDETRNTSLGVAVVDVGDGADTVAAPDPAYLSVERAPSVASNGTTREVVVEVRDRYGNPVDDATVSASATNDGTFATGTLATGEDGLATFEYTPGDTGTEELRFGTPDLTGFDADEPLDANVSVEVNAGAAGAGDGGATDPNPPDSVVLVDSFRKNQTTAVLQLENRGTETVNSSAVRINFFSDGGGQTPTYADLISASESPRLDIAGPSENATIEFEPGQPVNVCYVFDESLRGDEFFVSTYAFDAEFSEQYFVGLTDSEDVQCGGSAGDGGDGGDGGGTPPSVQNGIEYDGNLGSGGSGSAVVFDVTNTNSQTVRINRIEVESRIGDAQRIWDTDGPGQFGYEVYIPGGQNTGFAEAGNPQNFDPGDAAFTADGSTISLSSNAVLAGSGGADSATVTVGDFGRVFGNGNNFDPYDFGTLDRVGSGADWDVSVTLRFQSLGDVTFYFREA